Genomic DNA from Hymenobacter jejuensis:
CGACCTCGAGCATCGGCGCAAAATCCGTTTCAACATCGGCAAATACAATGCGGCTGTTGAAACCGGCATGGGCTGGTACCAGGATCACGAGTTGGCCCGGGCGCGCGCCTCTTATCTTAAGTCCAAGATTGTCAATAACTTAGACCACTACCTGCTAGAGTTTGAGAAGAACTTTACCGCGCGCGGTGGCAAGGTCATTTGGGCACAGGACGCCGACGAAGCCCTGCACGAGATCGGCAAAATCATGCAGCGCCGCAAAGCGCGCACCGTAGTGAAGGCCAAAAGCATGACCACCGAAGAGATTCACCTAAACCATTACTTGGGCAAGCTGGGCATCGATTCGTTGGAAACCGACTTGGGCGAGTACATCGTGCAGCTCAACGGCGAACGTCCTTACCACATCGTGACGCCGGCTATGCACTTGAGTAAGAAGGACATAGCAGACATCTTCGTCAAGCATCTGGGCATTGAATACACTGACGACGCCCAAAAACTCGTCCTGACAGCCCGGCACTTGCTGCGCGACAAATACACGTCAGCCGAGGTAGGCGTGACGGGCGGCAACTTCCTGATTGCCGACACGGGCGCCATTGCCGTCACCGAAAACGAAGGCAATGCCCGCTTATCGGCTACATTTCCGCGCACGCACATTGCCATCGTGGGCATCGAAAAGCTCATTCCGACGAT
This window encodes:
- a CDS encoding LutB/LldF family L-lactate oxidation iron-sulfur protein, which translates into the protein MTKVAQFLTDAERKAFDLEHRRKIRFNIGKYNAAVETGMGWYQDHELARARASYLKSKIVNNLDHYLLEFEKNFTARGGKVIWAQDADEALHEIGKIMQRRKARTVVKAKSMTTEEIHLNHYLGKLGIDSLETDLGEYIVQLNGERPYHIVTPAMHLSKKDIADIFVKHLGIEYTDDAQKLVLTARHLLRDKYTSAEVGVTGGNFLIADTGAIAVTENEGNARLSATFPRTHIAIVGIEKLIPTMQDLDLFWPLLSTSGTGQQVTVYNTIYTGPRQPLEKDGPEEMYVVLLDNGRTNLLAQPDKREALQCIRCGACLNICPVYKNIGGHTYEATYSGPIGSVITPHLSGMAENKHLSYASSLCGACTSVCPVKINIHGILLRNRQQSVSEHLNDREEKVAIQLWMRTMLSRRLLNLLPARAKNYALFRMLSLVGWSKRREALEVAPRSFNKMWRERKK